In Patescibacteria group bacterium, one DNA window encodes the following:
- the tsaE gene encoding tRNA (adenosine(37)-N6)-threonylcarbamoyltransferase complex ATPase subunit type 1 TsaE, producing the protein MELTYTLKSPDATRALGKLFGSEIRSVARSKNHALCLALSGELGTGKTLFTQSVAHGLGVRGRLQSPTFVIAKRYALKKSTFKNLWHFDLYRIKLSKELDTIGLKKIISDPKNIIAVEWAERAKKVFPKDTVWISFKHIAREERIVRLKHGA; encoded by the coding sequence ATGGAGCTTACCTATACACTCAAGAGTCCTGACGCAACACGCGCACTTGGTAAACTTTTTGGTAGCGAGATACGATCAGTCGCCAGAAGTAAAAATCATGCACTCTGCCTCGCACTCTCAGGTGAGCTTGGTACGGGTAAGACGCTTTTTACCCAAAGTGTTGCTCATGGCCTTGGCGTGCGTGGGCGTTTGCAGTCACCAACCTTTGTGATTGCCAAACGCTACGCGCTCAAAAAATCCACCTTTAAAAATTTGTGGCATTTTGATTTGTATCGTATCAAATTATCAAAAGAGCTTGATACGATTGGATTAAAAAAAATTATTTCTGATCCGAAAAATATTATAGCCGTCGAGTGGGCGGAGCGCGCCAAAAAGGTATTTCCCAAAGATACTGTTTGGATTTCGTTTAAACACATTGCGCGCGAAGAGCGTATAGTACGACTCAAGCATGGCGCGTGA
- a CDS encoding GspE/PulE family protein has product MAFDEEQQKEKLSQLQQKEEEDLAQLLAKKYKIPYLNLGRAFIDLDALKLVPRDRAEAAGLAVVQSTGKKLQIAVKNPTLDKAKEIVTELRRDGYQPQLFLVSIRSLKHAWVRYEEAGEETASITNVIDISKDKIAEFRREIKTTKDFERMLGDKILQGKTQRVTDFLDYVLGGAFELVVSDIHVEPAEDKVHMRVRLDGLLQDIASFSHDMHKMLLVRIKLVCELKLNIHDRSQDGRFTIRAGESDVEVRVSTLPGPYGESIVMRILHPRAIETSFEDLGIHPVLLELIEREIQKPNGMIITTGPTGSGKTTTLYAFIKKLNEPGVKIITIEDPIEYHITGITQTQINKEAGYTFETGLSAIVRQDPDIILVGEMRNRETAEIGMQAALTGHLVFSTLHTNNAPGTIPRLIDLGVPPNIIAPAINLAIAQRLVRILCPHCKKQVPATPEQMVTIKKLVETLPEKYTRPPLDNVSLYTPGGCGECNFLGYKGRLAVFEAFLIDDDMERLILQNPSEAVVREAAIKQGMVLLEQDGILKLLAGITSWDELNRIVGLI; this is encoded by the coding sequence GTGGCATTTGACGAAGAACAACAAAAAGAAAAGCTAAGTCAGCTCCAGCAAAAAGAAGAGGAAGACCTAGCTCAACTGCTCGCCAAAAAATATAAAATCCCCTATCTCAACTTGGGGCGCGCTTTTATTGATCTTGATGCGCTCAAACTCGTACCGCGAGACCGCGCGGAAGCCGCGGGTCTCGCGGTTGTGCAGTCAACCGGTAAAAAATTGCAAATCGCCGTTAAGAATCCGACACTTGATAAGGCGAAAGAAATAGTCACGGAATTGCGCCGTGACGGCTACCAGCCACAACTTTTTTTAGTATCCATACGAAGCCTAAAACACGCGTGGGTTCGCTATGAGGAAGCTGGCGAGGAAACTGCGAGCATCACCAATGTCATCGATATCTCGAAAGATAAAATCGCTGAATTTCGCCGTGAGATAAAAACAACAAAAGACTTTGAACGCATGTTGGGTGACAAAATCTTGCAGGGCAAAACCCAACGGGTCACTGACTTTCTCGATTATGTATTAGGCGGTGCCTTTGAACTTGTCGTCTCTGACATCCATGTCGAACCTGCCGAAGATAAGGTGCATATGCGTGTGCGTCTTGATGGATTACTCCAAGACATCGCAAGCTTCTCACATGATATGCATAAGATGTTGTTGGTGCGTATTAAATTGGTTTGTGAGCTTAAACTTAATATTCATGATCGATCACAAGATGGTCGCTTTACGATTCGTGCAGGTGAATCTGATGTAGAGGTACGCGTCTCAACACTCCCCGGCCCCTACGGTGAATCGATCGTCATGCGTATCTTGCATCCGCGCGCCATTGAAACATCGTTTGAAGATCTCGGTATCCACCCCGTACTTCTTGAGCTCATCGAGCGTGAAATCCAAAAACCAAACGGTATGATTATCACCACAGGCCCTACGGGTTCTGGTAAAACCACGACACTCTACGCGTTTATCAAAAAACTCAATGAACCGGGCGTAAAAATAATCACTATTGAGGACCCGATTGAATATCATATAACCGGCATTACTCAAACACAGATAAATAAAGAAGCTGGCTATACCTTTGAGACGGGGCTTTCGGCAATTGTGCGTCAAGACCCCGATATCATTCTCGTCGGTGAAATGCGCAACCGTGAGACCGCTGAGATTGGTATGCAAGCGGCACTCACCGGTCACCTCGTATTTTCAACACTCCATACCAACAACGCGCCTGGCACCATCCCCCGTCTTATTGATCTTGGGGTACCCCCAAACATCATCGCGCCCGCCATCAATCTCGCGATCGCTCAGCGACTCGTGCGTATCTTATGTCCACACTGCAAAAAACAAGTGCCCGCGACACCCGAACAGATGGTGACTATAAAAAAACTTGTGGAAACCCTGCCAGAGAAATATACGCGTCCACCACTTGATAATGTATCGCTCTATACGCCGGGTGGATGCGGAGAGTGTAACTTCCTTGGATACAAAGGGCGCCTCGCGGTTTTTGAAGCATTTTTGATTGACGATGATATGGAACGGCTTATCTTGCAAAATCCATCGGAAGCCGTTGTGCGTGAGGCAGCAATCAAACAAGGCATGGTACTACTTGAGCAAGACGGTATCTTAAAACTTCTTGCTGGCATCACCTCGTGGGACGAACTCAACCGCATCGTCGGTTTAATCTAA
- the ruvB gene encoding Holliday junction branch migration DNA helicase RuvB, which produces MSIPAQKLDDRSLDSTLRPARWDEYIGQHQIKENLAILIEAAKKRGEPLEHLLFYGPAGLGKTTLAHLIKNEMGAQMKITSGPAIERVGDLASILTNLSSGDILFIDEVHRLNKLIEEILYPAMEARSLDIIIGKGPAARTIQLELPSFTLIAATTRVALLSSPLRSRFSGGTFRLEFYSEDDLKEILRRSAKLLGIAAEQDALTEIAKRSRFTPRVANHLLKRCRDVAEVRGDGVITDRIARMALELLEIDEVGLSSEDRRILDILIEKFAGGPVGVATLAAASSEEVSTIEEIHEPYLMRLGFIERTPRGRMATRRAYEHLGATPPATLFNT; this is translated from the coding sequence ATGTCAATACCAGCCCAAAAACTCGATGACCGCTCGCTCGACAGCACCCTACGCCCTGCGCGCTGGGACGAATACATTGGCCAGCACCAGATAAAAGAGAATTTGGCTATTTTGATCGAAGCTGCAAAAAAACGAGGTGAGCCGCTCGAACATTTACTCTTTTATGGCCCCGCGGGCCTCGGTAAAACGACCCTTGCCCACCTTATCAAAAATGAAATGGGCGCCCAGATGAAAATAACCTCGGGCCCCGCGATCGAACGGGTGGGAGATCTCGCCTCAATCCTCACCAATCTTTCTTCGGGTGATATTTTGTTTATTGATGAAGTACACCGACTTAATAAACTTATCGAAGAGATCCTCTACCCCGCCATGGAAGCTCGATCACTCGATATCATCATTGGCAAAGGGCCTGCCGCGCGCACCATACAGCTCGAGCTCCCCTCTTTTACTCTTATTGCGGCTACTACCCGCGTAGCACTCCTTTCCTCGCCGCTACGCTCGCGTTTTTCGGGTGGTACCTTCCGACTTGAGTTTTATTCAGAAGATGATCTTAAAGAAATCTTGCGCCGTTCGGCAAAACTTCTTGGTATCGCCGCTGAACAAGACGCGCTCACTGAAATCGCCAAGCGAAGCAGATTTACACCGCGTGTTGCCAACCACCTTCTCAAGCGTTGTCGTGATGTGGCAGAAGTCAGGGGTGACGGTGTCATCACTGATAGAATCGCGCGCATGGCACTTGAACTTCTTGAAATTGACGAAGTAGGATTATCGTCAGAAGATAGACGCATACTCGATATATTGATAGAAAAATTTGCTGGCGGGCCCGTAGGGGTCGCGACACTCGCCGCCGCATCATCAGAAGAAGTGAGTACTATCGAGGAAATCCATGAACCGTATCTCATGCGTCTTGGTTTTATTGAACGAACACCACGAGGTAGGATGGCTACGCGTCGCGCCTATGAGCACCTAGGTGCTACGCCACCCGCAACCCTTTTCAATACATGA
- a CDS encoding PH domain-containing protein encodes MTIHKHWFVFFGRMIALLSVGVVPLFGFLFAPELGSFINSDSLWYLLLFFAMIWWLVLLFLFFIEWLDYWLDAWIITDQRIIDIEQKSLFRREVSEFVIARIQDIKIETPGFIGTVLKFGDIRIQTAGEESFTIETVPHLNEIKNLIMSFAHKGAIRDPD; translated from the coding sequence ATGACAATTCACAAACACTGGTTTGTCTTTTTTGGTCGCATGATCGCCTTGCTCTCGGTGGGTGTCGTGCCGCTCTTTGGATTTTTGTTTGCGCCCGAGCTCGGATCTTTTATCAACTCGGACTCGCTCTGGTACCTCCTCCTCTTTTTTGCCATGATCTGGTGGCTCGTATTACTCTTTCTCTTTTTTATTGAATGGCTTGATTATTGGCTTGATGCATGGATAATTACCGATCAACGAATCATTGATATTGAACAAAAAAGTCTCTTCCGACGCGAGGTATCCGAATTCGTCATCGCACGCATTCAAGATATCAAGATAGAGACACCAGGATTTATTGGTACTGTACTTAAATTTGGTGACATCCGCATACAAACCGCGGGCGAGGAAAGTTTTACGATTGAGACGGTGCCCCATCTCAACGAGATAAAAAATCTTATTATGTCATTCGCGCACAAAGGCGCGATACGCGACCCGGACTAA
- a CDS encoding YebC/PmpR family DNA-binding transcriptional regulator → MSGHNKWAQIKRQKAVTDGKRSKMFGKIARIISVAARDKGPDPSLNMSLKSAIQKAHEINMPQDNIDRAIKKGTGGSDGTILQEFVYEAYGPGGVALLMTGITDNNNRTSNEVKHLISERGGKWANPGSVLWAFERKEHEWSPLEYGLIEISPTDTEALYKLMDALDEHDDIQEIYANNKES, encoded by the coding sequence ATGTCAGGACATAATAAATGGGCTCAGATCAAGCGTCAAAAAGCCGTAACGGACGGAAAACGCAGTAAGATGTTTGGTAAAATTGCGCGCATCATCAGTGTCGCCGCGCGAGACAAGGGCCCTGACCCAAGTCTCAATATGTCGCTCAAATCAGCGATACAAAAAGCGCATGAGATCAATATGCCGCAAGACAACATCGACCGCGCGATCAAGAAAGGTACGGGTGGTAGTGACGGAACGATACTCCAAGAATTTGTCTATGAGGCGTACGGACCGGGTGGTGTAGCGCTCCTCATGACGGGGATTACCGACAACAATAACCGCACATCAAACGAAGTAAAACACCTAATCTCTGAACGCGGTGGCAAATGGGCAAACCCGGGAAGTGTCTTGTGGGCGTTTGAGAGGAAAGAACATGAATGGTCACCTCTCGAGTACGGGCTTATTGAGATTTCGCCTACGGACACGGAAGCGCTCTATAAACTCATGGATGCGCTCGATGAGCACGACGACATCCAAGAAATCTACGCGAACAACAAAGAGTCATGA
- the ruvC gene encoding crossover junction endodeoxyribonuclease RuvC: MRVLGIDPGIERVGWGVVDTVGAVSTYYRCGRITTPRTILHQERLEMIERELGALIKEMRPACAVVERLFFAKNKKTALAVAEARGVIMLTLSAASLPIYEFTPMEVKMAITGNGHAEKKQVAWMVRNILKVPAEVTSDDALDALALCLMIAK; the protein is encoded by the coding sequence ATGAGAGTTCTTGGGATTGACCCGGGCATCGAACGCGTCGGATGGGGCGTTGTTGATACCGTGGGAGCGGTATCAACCTATTATAGGTGTGGACGCATCACCACACCGCGCACCATCTTGCACCAGGAGCGCCTTGAAATGATCGAGCGTGAGCTTGGTGCACTTATCAAAGAGATGCGCCCTGCGTGTGCTGTTGTCGAGCGTCTCTTTTTTGCGAAAAATAAAAAAACGGCGCTGGCGGTGGCAGAAGCGCGAGGAGTTATTATGCTCACTCTATCAGCAGCGTCACTCCCGATATATGAATTTACTCCTATGGAGGTAAAGATGGCAATCACGGGCAATGGGCACGCCGAGAAAAAACAGGTAGCGTGGATGGTCCGTAATATCCTAAAGGTACCCGCTGAGGTAACATCAGACGATGCCCTTGACGCGCTCGCCCTCTGCCTTATGATAGCCAAGTGA
- a CDS encoding transglycosylase domain-containing protein: MIFRSLRKKHKHKLLLWILAVMTVGLFLFILTGAILFAFIKIPTLEDFRERKVAESTKIYDRTGKILLWEVHGEERRTVVQFENISRNVKNATIAIEDSNFYSHHGISPLSLFRVVFLNIFQGKQVGSGGSTITQQLVKNTLLTREQTLIRKAKEIIIAVKLESAYSKDDILNLYLNEIPYGSNTYGIESAAQNFFGIPASDVSLTEAAYLAALPQAPTRYSPYGNNRKDLEARKDLVLERMRTLQYISTEEYESAKKEKVTFLPQRKQGLLAPHFVMYVREILNEKYGEDVIEQGGLEVITTLDADLQTKAEAIVARRAPDMQKNFNASNIALTAIDPKTGHILVMVGSRDYFDVNNDGNFNVALARRQPGSTFKPLVYATAFKKGYTPETVVFDLETNFAAAGDPYIPQNYDEKFRGPVTLREALAQSLNVPAVKTLYLAGIGDSIETARDFGITTLTNQNHYGLTLVLGGGEVSLLELTSAYGVFANQGMKVNHHPIIQVKDKDGSILEEEIVRSELAIDTNITNMISSILSDNAARTPTFGSRSPLYFEGMSVAAKTGTTNDYRDVWTVGYNPNMVVGTWAGNNDNSSMTKNVAGFIIAPLWREFMDTALAQVEKTVFTPPQPVGVKKPVLRGVWKGSRAYEVDKISENLATPFTPQDQREERVTQEIHSILYWVNKDNPDGPIPTNPAQDPQFSLWEGPVRAWAQKNGYGDGDISGKPLEYDSSHSPENWPSISFPNNEERKVFSYGDDIVFHPTITGHYTIVDIEIFVDGDYIRSEKGAFQNLEIGDFETGEHVLKLKVYDIIGNKQEREVSFTVAAP; encoded by the coding sequence GTGATTTTTAGATCGTTACGCAAGAAGCATAAACATAAACTACTCCTCTGGATCCTCGCCGTCATGACTGTCGGCTTGTTTCTTTTTATACTCACAGGAGCCATTCTATTTGCCTTCATTAAAATACCTACCCTCGAAGATTTTCGAGAACGCAAGGTGGCAGAATCGACAAAGATTTATGACCGCACAGGTAAAATACTTCTCTGGGAAGTACATGGGGAGGAGCGCCGTACCGTAGTGCAGTTTGAAAATATCTCACGCAATGTAAAGAATGCGACCATTGCTATCGAGGATTCAAATTTTTATTCACATCATGGCATCAGCCCCCTCTCACTCTTTCGTGTTGTTTTTCTCAACATCTTTCAAGGCAAGCAAGTGGGGAGTGGCGGATCAACCATCACACAACAGCTTGTTAAAAATACATTGTTGACGCGCGAGCAAACATTGATACGCAAAGCAAAAGAAATAATCATCGCGGTCAAACTTGAGTCCGCCTATTCAAAAGATGACATCCTTAATCTCTATCTCAATGAGATACCGTATGGATCTAATACCTATGGTATCGAATCGGCCGCTCAAAACTTTTTTGGTATACCGGCATCCGATGTATCACTCACAGAGGCGGCGTATTTAGCAGCTCTTCCTCAGGCCCCTACCCGCTATTCACCCTACGGCAACAACCGTAAGGATTTAGAGGCACGAAAAGACCTTGTACTCGAACGCATGCGCACCCTCCAATATATCTCGACGGAAGAATATGAGAGCGCAAAAAAAGAAAAGGTGACATTCCTCCCCCAACGCAAACAAGGACTCCTTGCCCCCCATTTTGTAATGTATGTCCGTGAGATACTTAATGAAAAATATGGTGAAGATGTAATCGAGCAAGGTGGACTTGAGGTTATCACCACGCTTGACGCGGACCTCCAGACAAAAGCAGAAGCGATCGTAGCGCGGCGAGCCCCCGACATGCAAAAGAACTTCAATGCCTCAAATATCGCGCTCACCGCCATCGACCCTAAAACGGGGCATATTTTGGTTATGGTTGGTTCGCGCGACTATTTTGATGTAAATAACGATGGCAATTTTAATGTGGCGCTTGCGCGCCGCCAACCAGGATCTACCTTTAAACCATTGGTATACGCAACTGCGTTTAAAAAAGGATATACACCAGAAACAGTAGTCTTTGATTTGGAAACAAACTTTGCAGCAGCTGGCGATCCTTATATCCCGCAAAATTATGATGAAAAATTTCGGGGGCCGGTAACGCTTCGTGAGGCACTCGCGCAATCACTCAATGTGCCTGCGGTGAAAACACTCTATCTCGCGGGTATCGGCGATTCTATTGAGACAGCGCGTGACTTTGGTATTACTACACTCACCAATCAAAACCATTATGGACTTACTTTAGTGCTTGGTGGAGGTGAGGTTTCACTCCTTGAGCTCACCTCCGCGTATGGAGTATTTGCCAATCAAGGTATGAAAGTAAATCATCACCCTATTATTCAGGTGAAAGATAAGGACGGATCTATTTTGGAAGAAGAAATAGTGCGCTCAGAACTTGCTATTGATACTAATATTACCAATATGATCTCGAGTATCCTCTCGGACAATGCTGCGCGTACCCCAACCTTTGGTTCACGATCTCCTCTCTATTTTGAGGGGATGTCAGTCGCCGCAAAAACAGGTACTACCAATGATTACCGTGATGTCTGGACGGTTGGATACAATCCCAATATGGTAGTCGGTACATGGGCGGGAAATAATGACAACTCTTCAATGACAAAAAATGTCGCGGGTTTTATTATCGCGCCTCTCTGGCGTGAGTTTATGGATACAGCACTCGCGCAAGTAGAAAAAACAGTATTCACACCACCACAACCGGTGGGGGTGAAAAAGCCCGTACTTCGTGGTGTTTGGAAGGGATCGCGTGCCTATGAAGTTGATAAAATATCGGAGAATCTCGCTACTCCTTTTACCCCGCAAGACCAGCGGGAAGAACGAGTGACTCAAGAGATTCATTCGATCCTTTATTGGGTCAATAAAGACAACCCTGATGGCCCGATACCTACTAATCCAGCACAAGACCCACAGTTTTCGCTCTGGGAAGGCCCTGTGCGTGCGTGGGCACAAAAAAATGGATATGGAGACGGTGATATTTCAGGCAAACCTCTAGAATACGATTCCTCACACTCGCCTGAAAACTGGCCTAGTATCTCATTTCCAAACAATGAAGAGCGAAAAGTATTTAGTTATGGTGATGATATTGTTTTTCACCCAACTATTACCGGGCATTATACTATTGTAGATATTGAAATATTTGTTGATGGTGACTATATACGCTCAGAGAAAGGTGCGTTCCAAAATCTTGAGATTGGCGACTTTGAGACGGGCGAGCATGTATTAAAACTTAAGGTATATGATATCATCGGCAATAAACAAGAACGAGAAGTTTCTTTTACCGTTGCGGCCCCTTAA
- the dnaN gene encoding DNA polymerase III subunit beta, which translates to MKCITIADNLKKALSIVERATSKDITLPILGSFFITTESGSLRIMGTNLEIGIQTTVRCTVSEQGSVVIPSKQLLSYISTLTKDEKITIESTGVDVTLSVQGQEINIKGYPQEDFPPFPTLKELYKATIFKKDITQFFPRVLISVSKSAIKPELASILAILERETLLIAATDSFRLSEERIKLSSLSIKNPKESFLLPARTFEEIIRLADQGDSDQVEFLIGKGEALFRFGNITLYSRLTEGNFPDYQQIIPKDFKTHGVLTRQEIVTQLRRASIFANKLNSVSFSLTVKEKLITIESKNNQGMYKGVMKGEFDGEDVFIVFNFQYLLQGVESYSEEKLFFGFNSESQPLMIKPVGREGSIYIVMPMKGTV; encoded by the coding sequence ATGAAGTGTATAACTATCGCAGATAATTTAAAAAAGGCTCTCAGTATTGTGGAACGAGCTACGAGTAAAGATATCACTCTTCCAATACTCGGATCATTTTTTATAACAACTGAAAGTGGATCACTCCGTATTATGGGTACTAATCTTGAGATTGGTATTCAAACAACTGTACGGTGTACGGTAAGTGAACAAGGTAGTGTGGTGATACCATCAAAACAACTTCTTTCTTATATATCTACACTCACTAAGGATGAAAAAATAACTATTGAGAGTACTGGTGTTGATGTAACACTTAGTGTCCAAGGGCAGGAAATAAATATAAAAGGGTACCCACAAGAAGATTTTCCACCATTTCCTACACTTAAAGAGTTATATAAAGCTACGATTTTTAAAAAAGATATTACTCAGTTTTTTCCACGAGTACTTATTTCTGTATCGAAAAGTGCTATTAAACCAGAGCTTGCTAGTATTTTAGCTATACTTGAGAGAGAAACACTCCTTATCGCGGCTACCGATAGTTTTCGTCTTAGTGAAGAAAGGATAAAACTTAGCTCATTATCAATTAAGAATCCAAAAGAATCTTTTTTACTCCCAGCGCGTACTTTTGAGGAGATTATACGCCTTGCCGATCAAGGTGATAGTGATCAAGTAGAGTTTTTAATAGGTAAAGGGGAGGCTCTATTTCGTTTTGGAAATATTACACTTTATTCACGACTCACTGAAGGGAATTTTCCAGATTATCAACAAATTATCCCTAAAGATTTTAAAACTCACGGGGTTCTTACCCGTCAAGAAATTGTCACTCAATTACGCCGTGCGAGCATTTTTGCCAATAAACTCAATAGTGTATCTTTCTCACTTACGGTAAAAGAGAAATTAATCACTATTGAGAGTAAGAATAACCAAGGTATGTATAAAGGGGTTATGAAAGGTGAGTTTGATGGAGAAGATGTTTTTATTGTGTTCAACTTTCAATACCTTCTCCAAGGGGTAGAGTCGTATAGTGAGGAGAAATTATTTTTTGGTTTTAATTCAGAGTCACAACCATTAATGATTAAGCCGGTAGGGCGCGAAGGATCAATATATATCGTCATGCCTATGAAGGGCACGGTATGA
- the dnaA gene encoding chromosomal replication initiator protein DnaA — translation MNQEELWQSVLGQIEFEVSRANFATWFKQTSIHGIEDGVATIAVPNAFAKEWLEKKFHKNIIKSLRSTMPEIRNASYIVSSVDTPIQPQTKKRQEPVEMPDEQLEFKEFSVDRDTNLNPRYTFESFVIGTFNEFAHAAGLSITKNLGALYNPFFVYGGVGLGKTHLLHAIGNQVKKDHPDFKILYLTSERFVNELVSTIQNREPLHNFKEKYRNVDLLIIDDVQFIAGKIKSEEEFFHTFNSLYERGKQIIFSSDKPPQAIQNLEERLRSRFEAGLNADISEPEYEARLAILRLKQGTKEPIIADVVLEYIAFTIQKNIRELEGALNIILAKSKYKGRPLTLEEAKISLEQLTRTTKRIATPSQIINAVAHYYDLGEGGLFERSRRREVVRPRQIAMYLLREDFHGSYPFIGQKLGGRDHTTALHAYEKISNELKKDSKLVEEIKQIRGKMYES, via the coding sequence ACTCGGACAGATCGAGTTTGAAGTTTCCCGTGCCAATTTTGCCACTTGGTTTAAACAAACTTCAATCCACGGCATTGAAGATGGTGTCGCGACTATCGCGGTCCCTAACGCTTTCGCTAAAGAGTGGCTCGAGAAGAAATTTCATAAAAATATCATCAAATCACTGCGCTCTACTATGCCTGAGATCCGAAATGCTAGCTATATCGTTTCATCGGTAGACACGCCCATCCAACCGCAAACAAAAAAACGACAGGAGCCGGTGGAGATGCCCGATGAACAGCTTGAATTTAAAGAATTTTCTGTCGACCGAGACACAAACCTCAACCCGAGATATACCTTTGAATCGTTTGTTATTGGCACTTTTAACGAATTTGCCCACGCCGCGGGTCTTTCTATAACAAAAAATCTTGGCGCGCTCTACAATCCGTTCTTTGTCTATGGGGGAGTGGGGCTTGGGAAGACACATCTTCTCCATGCGATCGGTAACCAAGTAAAAAAAGATCATCCTGACTTTAAAATACTCTACCTCACCTCGGAGCGTTTTGTGAATGAACTTGTCTCGACGATTCAAAACCGTGAGCCGCTCCATAATTTTAAAGAGAAGTACCGAAATGTTGATCTTCTTATTATTGATGATGTCCAATTTATTGCGGGGAAAATAAAGAGCGAAGAGGAGTTTTTCCATACTTTTAACTCTTTATACGAACGGGGTAAACAGATTATTTTCTCATCAGACAAGCCCCCGCAAGCAATTCAAAATCTTGAAGAGCGTCTTCGTTCACGCTTTGAAGCTGGGCTCAACGCTGATATTAGTGAACCAGAGTACGAAGCGCGCCTCGCCATCTTAAGACTCAAGCAGGGCACTAAAGAACCGATTATAGCGGATGTTGTACTTGAATATATTGCATTTACTATCCAAAAAAATATCCGTGAGCTTGAAGGTGCTCTTAATATCATTCTTGCAAAATCGAAGTACAAGGGACGCCCCCTTACCCTTGAGGAAGCTAAAATCTCGCTTGAGCAGCTTACAAGAACCACAAAGCGGATTGCGACCCCATCGCAAATTATCAACGCTGTAGCGCATTATTATGACCTTGGAGAGGGTGGACTTTTTGAGCGATCACGAAGGAGGGAAGTGGTACGCCCTCGGCAGATTGCTATGTATCTTCTCCGTGAAGATTTTCATGGATCATATCCATTTATCGGACAAAAACTTGGTGGGCGTGATCATACTACCGCACTTCATGCATATGAAAAGATTTCTAATGAGTTGAAGAAAGACTCAAAACTTGTGGAAGAAATTAAACAAATTAGGGGGAAGATGTATGAAAGCTAA